The Leishmania mexicana MHOM/GT/2001/U1103 complete genome, chromosome 17 genomic interval TCCTACCacctccccgcccctcttctccccaagaaaagagagagcaagCGGCAGAAGTATGTCGTTTGTGAACCACCTAGGGCGGTCTTCGTTGGCGACACGTTACGTGCCGCACTCTGACTTGACGAAGTCGTACTATGAGCGTCTCCTGCTGGACGTGCGCCGCTACCTCCCACCAGGTGTGGAGGATGACGTGGAGGAGATCGCCGAGCAGGTGCTGAACATTGTGTGCTCGACTGCGTCAGGcgcatcctcctcggcggcgacCCTGAGCGAGCAGCATCAAAGTCTTGAGCGGCTGCTGGACACTCGCCTAAGCCGCGAGGTTCGCGACCACCTCATGCAGTATGGGAAACTGATCACCGACTACGTGGCGAGCGACAAGGCAGCGGAGGCAAACGGTACGTATGGTTTGCCAGCTACATCCTCCGGTGCGCTGGGTGTGCAGGACTTGAACTTCGCGGGCCCCAGTAGCAGCGACAgtgacagcgacgacagcggcgatgccgtgCGTAGCGACGCAGAAGAGCGACGCAATGTCGAGCTGCTGACGGGCGGCGCaccctcctcggcggcggagagAAAAGAGCGGCGCAAGAAGCGCAAGGCACTTATGAAGGCTGATCAGAACCTAATGCAATACGCCTTCGCCGAAGAAGGTGGGATAGCTGACACGGTCGAGGAAGCAGAAGGGTGGCGGGCTTCCGCGCCAGTTGGTGCCGGCGGGGCTGCCGCGGGGGAGCTGAGCGGTGATGAGTatgacgaggatggcgcgctggcgacggGGGCCGCGGACACGCCACGGATCCCATTTGAGGAGGTTGCGTGCAACGCGCAGTTTCTCAAAGACGCTGTGCGACGTCTTTTCCCGGCTCACGACGCTGATACCTGCCACAGCCTAGCACAGCGGGTGCTGAACTTCctgagcgagagggaggaggacgactTCACACTGGAGACGCAGCTCACCACGTGCCTGGGCGGCTATGAGGATGAGGCGGTTATGGACTGGATTGGTGACGTAGTGCAGTCGCGCTGGAGCGTCGTGTACGGCCTGCGCTACGCCCAATGCACGGCACAAAAGGAGCGCCATGCAGTCATGGATGCAATGCAGCGACACGCCCTCGATGACCCGCGGGTCGAGCACCTGTACCAGAGTATCACCGGCAAGGAGGTGGACCCATTGAACACAGAacaactgcagcagcgccgcgagtctgctgccgcgggtgGCAACGATGATGTTGAATCTAAGTTGGCGTCGACAGCACCTCGGCAGCCTCTGCTGCGACGCGTGAACCTTCAGGCCTGCGCCTTTCAGGATGAGCGAGCACCGCacctgcacgtgcgcgccacgGTACCGCAAGGCACGCAGCGGCTGACCTACGAGACTCACGACGAGATCCTCCTTCCGCCGACCTCGTCGTATAACACGTCGAACCCGCTCATTCGAGTTGCCACGTCTTTCCCAGGCTGGGTGGTGCCGGTATTCGCGGGTGTGGAGGAGCTCAACGCTATGCAGTCCAAAGTGTACGACTGCGCCTTCCACTCGGACGAGAACATGCTGGTGAGCGCGCCGACCGGGGCCGGTAAAACGAatgtggcggtgatggcgatgcTGCGCACCATCGCGGCGGCTCGCAACCCCGTGACGGGCGTGATTGATGGCCACAGTCTGAAGATGGTGTACGTTGCGCCCATGAAAGCGCTCgtgcaggaggtggtgcgcacCTTCTCGAAGCGACTGGAGTCGCTTGGCCTCACTGTGGCTGAGCTGTCCGGTGACGCGGCCatgacgcagcagcagatggcCACGACGCAACTGATTGTGACGACGCCGGAGAAGTGGGACATCGTCACGCGAAAGTCCGTTGAGCTCGGagtggcgtcgctgctgaagctgctcaTCATCGATGaggtgcacctcctccacaacgAACGCGGCccggtggtggaggcgatTGTGGCGCGCAcgatgctgcagcagcagcttcgcggTGAGGGCGGTATTCGACTGGTCGGGCTCAGCGCCACCCTTCCGAACCACATGGACGTCGCGGCGTTCCTGCAGGTGAACCGTCAGCGCGGCCTCTTCGTGTTCGACAGCAGCTACCGCCCCATCCCGCTGGAGCAGACCTACTGCGCCATTAGGAAGATGAAGGGTGTGGCGCAAAGTGCCGTCATGAACCTCGTGACTTACGACAAGGTGCTGCAGACGGTGCAGGCCGAGGAGCAGGTAATGATCTTTGTGCACTCGAGGCGGGAGACCGAGCACACGGCGCGCTATCTGCAGAAGCgcgctgccgaggagcgccgcGGGTACTACTTTGTGCGCCCTGACGGCGACAGCCACaaggcgctggtggaggcCAGTAGCGGGGCTGGTGGtgccgtgctgcgccgcagcctgCAGCAGCTTTTGCCGGACGGCTTCGGCATCCACCACGCCGGCCTCAGCCGAGACGAGCGCAAcacggtggagcagctcTTTGCAGACCGCCACATCAAAGTTCTCGTGTGCACGTCGACGCTTGCCTGGGGCGTGAACTTGCCCGCGAACCGCGTTATCATAAAGGGCACTCGCGTCTTCAACGGCTCCAAGGGACAGTCGGAGCTGCTGAGCGCGCTGGACGTGCTGCAGATGTTCGGGCGAGCCGGCCGTGCGGGCTATGGCGCGGCTCTGGGCAGGGCCACCATCATCACTTCCCCGGATGACCTTCATTACTACCTCAGCGTGCTGAACCAGCAACTGCCCATTGAGTCGCAGATGATGCGGCGGGTGGTCGACATGCTCAACGCCGAGATCACCCTGGGCCATGTGGAGACGGTCGAGGAGGGCGTGCAGTGGCTCCAGCGGTCCTACCTGTACGTACGGATGCGGCAGATGCCGGAGGTGTACGGCAtccgcgccagcgccagtgatccgctgctgctgcaccacctcgccAACATCGTTCACACAGCGTGTGAGGAGCTGAAGGAGTCAAAGATGGCGGACTACGACGCCCGCTCCAGGAAGGTGGCCGGCACCGCGTATggccgcatcgcctcctACTGCTACATCACAGTGACATCCATGGCCGCCTACCTGGGACTGATGAGCAACGCCATGCAGGACGTGGAGCTGTTCCGAGTCTTCGCCTCCTCTAGCGAATTCGCGAACATCGGCGTACgggcggaggagcaggcgcagctcaAGGAGCTCCTGGAGAGCGCTccggtggcggtgagggAGTCGCGCTACACGCCGATGGCGAAGATCAACATCCTACTCCAGTGCTACATTAGTCAGAAGGGTCTGGAAGGTTTGCCGTTGATGAGCGAGATGGTGTACGTGAAAGACTCCGCGCAGCGTATTCTGCGAGCGCTGTACGAAATTTGCCTCGTTCGCGAGTACGGTCGCACGGCGCGGCAGTTTCTCGAGCTGTACTTGATGACGGTACACCGACAGTGGGCGGTgcagtcgccgctgcggcaggtgcgCGATTACTTACCGGCAAAGCACTTCGATGCAATCCTGCCGGCGCTGgaacgcgtgcgcgtgccgtgggaggaggtgcggggGTGGAGCGTCGAGGACCTGGCCGAGAAGCTCAGCGACGACCGGCGTGCGCAGTCTGCGTACGAAGCGATCCATGTTGTGCCGCACTacgccgtcgacgccgccgttcGGCCGCTGACGCGCGGGATGCTCTACGTGGACATCGACATCTTGCCGGACTTCGACTACGTCGAGTCCCTGCACGGCTGCTCAGTGTGCGAGGTGCTGCTCATGATCGAGCACACGAAcggccgcctgctgcaccacgaGTCCGTCCTGATCCCCTTGGCAAATGTGCTGGAGAAAGCCGCCTACGCCTGcccgccggtggtggtgccgatGGTGGAGCCGGCGCCGACACACCTGTTTGTGCGCGTGGTCTCCCCGCACTGGCTGGCCGCAACAGCCTTCACCTCAGTGTGCCTGCTGaacacgctgctgccgccagtggcggcgccgctgcgcgaggtagatcagcggccgccgtcgcaggaTGCGAACATCACGTCTGTGGCGGAGCGCCTCGCTCCGTTCCAGCTCCACACCGTCGGCGAGATGCTGTTCCCCTTCCAGGACTTcacggcgctgcagtcgGACCTAATCGACCCCATCTTTCTGGATCACCCACACAACCTCCTCGTCGGTGTTCCGCCGGGTGGTGGCAAGACGGCCATCGCGGAGCTCTTCGTACTGCAGTTTttgctggaggaggcgctgaaggagaaggagcggacagcggagacgcagcagcagcagcagcgggacgAAGAAGAGGGGTCGGCCACACgatcgacgctgctgcttcccGGCAAGCTTCTCTATCTCACCAGCAACCTTGACGtcgtgcaccgccgcgcgctgGACTGGCGCTACAAGTTTGGCGAGGTGTTGAAGCAGCGTGTCGTAGagcttggcggcggcgcgggcgaCGACAcggacgccgacggcgctggGGTGGTGAGCAACGCCGACGAGGTGGCATCGGCCGCCATCGTGCTCGCCACCGGCGAGAACCTTATTCGCCTTGTGCGTCGTGGGGACTCAGCGTTGGCCGGCGTGACGCACATCGTCGTTGACCACCTGCACCTTTTGAGGGCCCCCGAGGGgcaggcgatggaggagTGCATGGCTCGCCTTAACAGTGAGCCGTTCCTTGTGCGGCGCGGTGcagggcgcgcgcgcgtgctggGACTGACATACCCACTGATCAGCACGGCGGAGCTTGGCCGCTGGTTGAAGGTGTCAGTGAGCCACCAGTACAATTACGGCGCCTCCTACCGgcagctgcgtgtgcgcatggtTGGCATGGAGTTGCCTGGCCCCCGAAGCCGCTACGAAAGCGGCGTCATCGCAGCACTGAAGTTGCTGCGCCAGCCCTCGTACGCCGCAGCTCCCACGGTGATCTTCGTTCCAACAGCACGCCAGGCGCgagaggtggcgcagcgcatactgctgcggtgccgcgacAACTACATTCCTGAAACCACCGAGCACGCCACTGACGACGCGCGACTCGCCGTCTTCCTGGCGGCTGGTGTCGCCTACATGCACAAGGGGACAAGCGAACTCGATGCTCTCGCGATACAGGAGCTCGTTGACGCACCCGCCGTCTACCCCACTACGCAGGCGTTATTACCTTTGCGCCTCGTCTGCGCCTTCGACGCGGCCTGGCGATTGCCGGCGGCTCTCTTCACGAACGCCATCGTGTGCTGCGGGGAGCGTCTGACCGCCTTCGAgagcgaggacggcgagcgTGGCATGCGCTATCAGGACTGCAGCGCGGTAGAGCTGATGCAGATGGCGTCACGCGCCATGAACGAGGCGGTGATGTGCACTCGCACGtcgcgggtgtgggtgttgGGTAAGCTGCTCAACGAGCCGCTACCGCTGGAGTCGAGCCTGCGGTACGCGGACGACTTCCGCGACACGGTGAACACGGCAATCGCACAGGGGCGGGCGCACAACCGCGTGGAcgtgctgcgtgtgctgtCCTCGCACTACTTCCTCTACCACGTCAAGGCGAACCTGCACTTCTACGGTGTGCCCACAGTGGGTGATGTGTCTCTCTACGCCTCCAGCTTCGCTTCACACGTGGTGACCtcgctgaaggagctgaggtgcatcgaggagctgcgagtgcggcggcgccacgcggatggcgacggcgatgcggaTGAGGATGGCGGTAACAACAACGTAGAGCTCGGgaaggccgaggaggacgaggaccCGCACGCCCCTTTGCGACCCACGGCGCGCGGCATGGCCCTCGCCCACCACTGCATTGGGGTCAGCACCGCAGAGGACCTCGTCCGTGTCCTGCCGGGCTCCCtcgagggagagaagaaggcCGCCCTCTATGACTGCACGACGTACCTTTGGCAGATCCTGTCACACCACTGCACCGAACTCACGCCGGCgcacctcggcgacgccgcgcgggtgacggaggcggcggtgtaCCGGGCGCTGCACTCCATTGCGCGTGCTTTGCCAGAGTCCATCGGTGTGCGCTATATCGACCTGGACTTCGGCGCCACAGGGACAAAGATCTATGTGCTCGTGCTGGCGTACTGCAGTCGACTCTTCCCTGCCACCCATTTCCACGCTGCCGGCTCCGCTTCGtcgatggaggaggacacggcagcggcggccgccttcgACAAGCACTTTGGCCACAGCCTCTACCATGCCGCCGTTccggccgcggcgcgcgaCGCGCTCTGCAACGCCGTGCCGGACGACATCGCTCAGCGCCTCGTGCAAGACGTGCGCTCCATTCTCCCAACAGTGCACCGCGTCGTAACTGCGGttgtggagctgctggacggcgacACGCAGGCATGGGCGGTTGCTCGCCTGATTCGATTCGTTGCGTGCCTGCAACAGCAGGAGTGGGACAGCgagccgccggtggcgcagctgccctGCTGGCGCGCGTCGAGATGGGCGTCCGTTGATGCCCGACAGGTCATTCAACGCACTtgcacgctgcaggagctgcagacgAACCCGGCGGAGGCTGTGTCAAAGCTGGAGCCCGCTCTGCGAGGTGTCTTGACCACTGATGATGCTGCGGTCGTGGTGCCGCGCGTGCTTGCCTCTGCAGTGCGGGACGCTGCGGGAGTGCCGCAGGTGGTGTCGATCAGTGCCAAGGGGCGCGTTGAGGAGATGAATGGCGTGTTGGTCATGGTAGTAAGTGTcacggcgcagctccactggagcgcgccgacgacgctgaAGTTGCCCAAGGGCAGCGAAGGCGTCGATCGCACATCACAGGCCGACCGCACCGAAGATGCTGCACCGGCGTTGAAGTGGTGGGTGCGGTGCGTCATGTCGCATCGGTCGTCTGCCACTTCACGAGCTGGGGCGTCAGCGGGCACTCGGCAGCTGGCCCTGCGAGTTAGCGTGGCGAAGAGTGTCACGGGCGCAGGGGCGACGCCGCTCTATGAGGTCTCATCCGACGTCTTTTTCTCCTTGGCgcggctggaggcggaggactTGGACGCTGTGGAGATGCGCGCGATCTTGACGAGCATGGCTTACAGCGGCGTTGAGGCCACGGCTGCAGTGCGGTTCGAGgcggacgaggaagaggtcGAGGACGGCGAAGGCATATGACCCGttgagggtggtggtggtggtggtggcagtggtgatGGGCCTGCAGAGAGGCACCTGAAAACTCGTGTGGGTAATATGGGGAAGAGCTCCAGCTGAGTGGAGAGAGATGTGCTTCGTGGTAAGTGGCGGTGGGGAGTTGGTGAGGCCGAGAGTGCGATGGACGATGGCAGTGGTGACTGTGGTATGGACGGCGggtgagggcggcggcggtggcggtagtGGTGGCATCGGCTGGGTGTAGAAGGAGTAGGGGGGATGAGTGGCGGAGTGGGGAGTGCTGCACCCCTCCCTGCTCCCTTGCTCCTGTCGGACACCCTTTGCACCGTCGCTCACGTTTCCCACGCACCACTAccctctttttcgttttgaGCCCCTAACGAAGTGCAGCGAAGAACTGATGAGGCCGACGAACTTCGGCAGTCtttggcagcagcggcaacggcaacacCAACATCCATGAGAGTGCATAGGTTTATGTGCGCAGGCGGACGCACGCCTtgaccccccctccccgtctctctccatgTATGTGTCGAGAGGCACGACGGGGTGGCTGGTGCATCGTTCGCGAGCGCTCAAAGGGACGCACACTTAGGGGCCAAGTGTGTGGTTTATCCTGGTCTTCGGGAcgcccccctcttccctttccgCTTGGCGCTGCGTGAGTGTGCGCGTAGGCGAGGACGTGGCGggcggatgtgtgtgtgtgtgtgtggaggggggggggaggacggAGAGGCCCGCGAATGAAAGCAGCCCACAAAACGGAAAGAGGCGAGGAGAAGCAGGGCacataccccccccccccaccacgcCACTCTCAGCGGCACATCTCATGCTCGTTATGGGTGATATACCGCCAGCCTCAATCTCGAACCCATTCTGCACCTGCCCCTTTGCCTTCATCTCTCCCGCCTTTCCTTCCAACGCTTTCGTCTCGTGCTACCACCAGGTCATTCTTTGCACatacccccaccccctccaccatcTTTCATTTCCTCCCCTCTCAgtggtttgtgtgtgtgtgtgcgcgtgcgtgcgtgcgtgcgtctgaGTGGCATAGCTGTGTGTGAGCGTCTGCGGCAGCCTATCAGCAACAGCacgtcatcgtcgtctctgtctgtctgtcagtgtgtctgtctctcttccccAGCCAAACACACGCTTGGGAATTCCGCCGCTTTACCGCACccgccctcccttcccccaccgCACGCCACCTCCTCATCTCCCCCATATCTCATTCCGACGTGGACGCCGTCACTTGAGAATTTGggcttctcccccctcccctccccatacctcatatatatatatatataacgTATATATCTTTCCCCCATCCCGCTTCCCCCTCTCGTTTGCCGTGTCGTCTCTGAGTGCCTATCGCTGTAGGCCTGTGTTGGTGTGCAGGGCGTGCAACGAcacagccccctcccctcccctctctctgtccgcCTCTGCGGACAGTGGGGTGCGCTGTGGTCGATTCAAGTTCGAAGGAGGCGGTAGGAAGTACACGTAAAAAAaagggtgggaggaggagagcacgcACGTGTCAAACggacgcggcggcaacagTGACAAGCCCAAAACACCGCAGAAGGGGGGAGCGTGCCCGCCCGCGCGAGCGTACGTGAAAAGAGAGGgacggaagaggaagaggaagaggagggaggagtggggagggagggagggggaggggcagaggtCCGCGACGCACCGCACGAGGTCACTAGCGAGATTGCCTCGCTCTTTGCCCTTTCATCTTTTGTGTTGTTTCCTTGGCTGCTGTAGATCTCTGCGTTGTCTTTGTGTacccacctctctctctatctctaCATATCTATCTATTTCGTCgtgtccttctcctccgtctgcgtctctcacacactctctctctcactttGCTGTGCATACATTTTCATCCTCgcccttcctttttttttcctttgtaGGCCTTTGTTCTTTGTCGGCTCTCCACCGTCTCGCCGGTGGCCCTTTTCCGTGGTTTGTGCTGTATCGCACTGTATATAGCTGCGCTTCGCTTGCCTCTGAGTGCCttcgccgccaccccaccccctactccctctcccccatcccatatatatatatatatttcttCTGTCTGCATCTCTcccgtctttctctcttcgtaTAATCTTACGTTCCTGTTATGTGTCGTACGCTGGACAGATTTTTCTGCTCccttttctcccccctcatCATCCCCAGCATTGTATCCTCTCATCTCCTTTATTCTTCTGACCAAACCgccacgtgcgtgtgcgtgactgTCCAAGCAGCTCGGTCACTCTCACAGACAGTCAGGGCCCCAAGTAGCTCACAGCAAGCTGCGACGTGGTGCACACCCCACGGGGCCTGCTGCCGCGACAGAAAGCACGAACAACTCCAAAAGAGAAGCGAATCCCCACGGCGAAACCCCTACGCGGCTGGCAAGGCAGCGCAACTGAAGCACGTGAACGTCGCTTTGGAGTAacgcaggcgcgcacagccATGTCCTTCCGCCGCCCGCCCCCAGTGAGACGATCGTGCACGTCTGTCGAGTTCGCGCAGGCCGGAGAGGATGTTACGCCGGAGCGCAACTTCACCGTTCCTGATGTGATGGATAACGACAGCGTGACCATCGACACTGAGGGGCCCACTGCTTCGCCGAACACCCCCGCTCGCGTGCGCTCGCCGGAGCATCCCCGGCGGCGTAGCACCGTGCGCATTGACGGCGCGACTCTGCCGCAGCCGGgaacctccccctccacctcgttGCAGCAACTTCGCCGCCCCTCCGTGAGTGAgtgtcgccggcgcggctcGCTGTCGGCGAGCGGCACACATGCATCTCTTCGCCGCTTCTCACGGCCAAACACGGTGGAGGTGTCGAAGGACTATCTGCAgtccgtggcggaggcgcacggCGTCACTGTAGAGCACGTGCGCGATGTTATGATCGCCGCTCAGGGCGATACCGACCTCATGCTGGCAATTCTCCAGAGCGAAATGGATGTGCAGCTTGCCTCGCCGGCGAACATCGACGTGCTGCACTTCGGAACGCAAGAGACGGTACGCCGACTACTTCTCTTCCTCGAGCTGCCGCAGGAGTGGGAGGGCGAGGTGGTGCGGACGCTGAACGTGACCAACGGCGACGCGCAGGAGGCAGCCGCCATCCTCGCACAGAAATCTGGCCAGAGGTCCATCTCGCTGCCGAACGATATCACAGCGTCGCGTCAGCAGGTGCTCACAGCCACAGAGGCtgaggagctgccgctgctgctgcagcgtctaGGTCAGAGCCCCAATGGTGAGACGCGCCAGTTGCAGGCCGAGTTCCCGGACCGCACTGTGGACGAGATCCGCACGGCGTTGCAGCTGACAGACGGCAACATGGAGAACGCACGCCTCTTCTTGCGGGAAGATCACACAGCGTCGAAGAACAGCAACAGGGATGCCATAGGTAACATCTTTgctcgcgccgctgcgacacGCGGGTCACGGCCGCGGCCGGACCACCGCAAGGAGATCGAGGCTGTATACCACAAGCTCAACGGCGGTGTCGGCATCAGCAAGAGCACGGTCGAGGTCCTCGACGTCGCCACCCGCGAGGACGTCGTGAAGACGAGTCTGTCGCCGCAGGAGTTTCAGCTCTACCGCAGCAgtgggcgcggcggcggcggtggctgcaccgctgctgaggGCGCCGATAACCCGAGTCGGCAGCAGCCTGTGTCCCAGAGCGGAGATTCGACCCCAGCGGCATCTACCTCGAACGCTTTTGTCTGTACCAAAGCTTCGCCATCGTTGTTGACACCAGACACGGGCGCATCGCGTGGATCGGACAAGGCGCCCGACTCGCGTCGCCCGCACCCACGACCGCTCTCCGCGGCGACGTTCATGACGTCGCCGCCCTTCTCCGACTGCGGCACAAGTGGGGCACGTCATCCATCGAATGCAACTCGCCTGAACGTCATGCCGGCCTCCTCGCACGAGTCACCGTCCGCGGCAGCCGTCACCGACACGATTCAACGCGCAGCACTGCCTGCGCAGCGGTCGCGTCGATCATCCCTCTCACGAGAGGCGAAGAATGTGTCGGCGCGCCTCGCAGGCCGCCTTGAtctgccgtcgctgcatATCGTGCGAaccggcggcgacgctgccgaaACTGGCAGctcggccgccgccctcAACAACTCTaccagcacctccgccgccgaaAGCAGTGTCAGCGGGCACTCCAGTAGACGctcaccaccatcgccgcacTCTGCCAAGGTGATCGCTCCTCGCCGTTCGAGCGTTGCGGCGATGAACCTGAATGACTATCGCGGCtcaggcgccgctgcagaggcggggagggCAGACCACGTGTGGACCAGCGcaggcggcgatgcggcaggCAGTAGCGGCACGTACTTTGCATCCGTAGCGCCTGGATCTGCTCTCAccgcgtcgcagcagctTACTGGCCAGCCGTTGCACTCGCCGCATACGGAGAGCCTGCTTAACACTGTCCTTAGTCAGCTTGGCACGAACACAGAAGGCCATCAGgacaaggagaagcagcggcaacaacgTCAGCTGTCCTCGGAGCTTGTAGACACGACTTCTCTTAGGGCATTTTGGCTGTCCGGTAGCGCTGATAACAACAACACACCCGTGTCCGCCAGCGGCGTCTCGTCGCCAaggccgacggcgccgccaccgccaccaccacccgggagctccgccacggcgccgAGTGCCGCGGggcctgctcctcctcccggcTTTCCTTcacccccgccaccgccagggTACAAGGCATGTGGCCCCGCTAGCtctgctccgctgccgccgccacccccaccacccggcggcagtggcgctcCGAGCCCTCCTGCCGGCttgcctccaccaccgccgcctggcctccctccccctacaGGCGGACCCAAGcaaccaccgccaccgccgccaccgccacggatGGGTAACGGGCCACCGCTACCACCAGGAAAGGGCGcgagcgctgcagcagccccgGTGCCAAACAGCAGCACAACGCGCAACGTGCCGATcaacggcgccgtcggcgactCCGATGACGCCATCTTCAAGTCTGCGCGACCAATCGGGCTGACAGCCGGAGCGCGTGATAAGCTGCTTGCCCTCTTCCCGAAGGCGGCGCCAAAGCacgtgatggaggaggacgaggcgacgtcgcgcgtgcagcgcatTC includes:
- a CDS encoding putative ATP-dependent RNA helicase, with product MSFVNHLGRSSLATRYVPHSDLTKSYYERLLLDVRRYLPPGVEDDVEEIAEQVLNIVCSTASGASSSAATLSEQHQSLERLLDTRLSREVRDHLMQYGKLITDYVASDKAAEANGTYGLPATSSGALGVQDLNFAGPSSSDSDSDDSGDAVRSDAEERRNVELLTGGAPSSAAERKERRKKRKALMKADQNLMQYAFAEEGGIADTVEEAEGWRASAPVGAGGAAAGELSGDEYDEDGALATGAADTPRIPFEEVACNAQFLKDAVRRLFPAHDADTCHSLAQRVLNFLSEREEDDFTLETQLTTCLGGYEDEAVMDWIGDVVQSRWSVVYGLRYAQCTAQKERHAVMDAMQRHALDDPRVEHLYQSITGKEVDPLNTEQLQQRRESAAAGGNDDVESKLASTAPRQPLLRRVNLQACAFQDERAPHLHVRATVPQGTQRLTYETHDEILLPPTSSYNTSNPLIRVATSFPGWVVPVFAGVEELNAMQSKVYDCAFHSDENMLVSAPTGAGKTNVAVMAMLRTIAAARNPVTGVIDGHSLKMVYVAPMKALVQEVVRTFSKRLESLGLTVAELSGDAAMTQQQMATTQLIVTTPEKWDIVTRKSVELGVASLLKLLIIDEVHLLHNERGPVVEAIVARTMLQQQLRGEGGIRLVGLSATLPNHMDVAAFLQVNRQRGLFVFDSSYRPIPLEQTYCAIRKMKGVAQSAVMNLVTYDKVLQTVQAEEQVMIFVHSRRETEHTARYLQKRAAEERRGYYFVRPDGDSHKALVEASSGAGGAVLRRSLQQLLPDGFGIHHAGLSRDERNTVEQLFADRHIKVLVCTSTLAWGVNLPANRVIIKGTRVFNGSKGQSELLSALDVLQMFGRAGRAGYGAALGRATIITSPDDLHYYLSVLNQQLPIESQMMRRVVDMLNAEITLGHVETVEEGVQWLQRSYLYVRMRQMPEVYGIRASASDPLLLHHLANIVHTACEELKESKMADYDARSRKVAGTAYGRIASYCYITVTSMAAYLGLMSNAMQDVELFRVFASSSEFANIGVRAEEQAQLKELLESAPVAVRESRYTPMAKINILLQCYISQKGLEGLPLMSEMVYVKDSAQRILRALYEICLVREYGRTARQFLELYLMTVHRQWAVQSPLRQVRDYLPAKHFDAILPALERVRVPWEEVRGWSVEDLAEKLSDDRRAQSAYEAIHVVPHYAVDAAVRPLTRGMLYVDIDILPDFDYVESLHGCSVCEVLLMIEHTNGRLLHHESVLIPLANVLEKAAYACPPVVVPMVEPAPTHLFVRVVSPHWLAATAFTSVCLLNTLLPPVAAPLREVDQRPPSQDANITSVAERLAPFQLHTVGEMLFPFQDFTALQSDLIDPIFLDHPHNLLVGVPPGGGKTAIAELFVLQFLLEEALKEKERTAETQQQQQRDEEEGSATRSTLLLPGKLLYLTSNLDVVHRRALDWRYKFGEVLKQRVVELGGGAGDDTDADGAGVVSNADEVASAAIVLATGENLIRLVRRGDSALAGVTHIVVDHLHLLRAPEGQAMEECMARLNSEPFLVRRGAGRARVLGLTYPLISTAELGRWLKVSVSHQYNYGASYRQLRVRMVGMELPGPRSRYESGVIAALKLLRQPSYAAAPTVIFVPTARQAREVAQRILLRCRDNYIPETTEHATDDARLAVFLAAGVAYMHKGTSELDALAIQELVDAPAVYPTTQALLPLRLVCAFDAAWRLPAALFTNAIVCCGERLTAFESEDGERGMRYQDCSAVELMQMASRAMNEAVMCTRTSRVWVLGKLLNEPLPLESSLRYADDFRDTVNTAIAQGRAHNRVDVLRVLSSHYFLYHVKANLHFYGVPTVGDVSLYASSFASHVVTSLKELRCIEELRVRRRHADGDGDADEDGGNNNVELGKAEEDEDPHAPLRPTARGMALAHHCIGVSTAEDLVRVLPGSLEGEKKAALYDCTTYLWQILSHHCTELTPAHLGDAARVTEAAVYRALHSIARALPESIGVRYIDLDFGATGTKIYVLVLAYCSRLFPATHFHAAGSASSMEEDTAAAAAFDKHFGHSLYHAAVPAAARDALCNAVPDDIAQRLVQDVRSILPTVHRVVTAVVELLDGDTQAWAVARLIRFVACLQQQEWDSEPPVAQLPCWRASRWASVDARQVIQRTCTLQELQTNPAEAVSKLEPALRGVLTTDDAAVVVPRVLASAVRDAAGVPQVVSISAKGRVEEMNGVLVMVVSVTAQLHWSAPTTLKLPKGSEGVDRTSQADRTEDAAPALKWWVRCVMSHRSSATSRAGASAGTRQLALRVSVAKSVTGAGATPLYEVSSDVFFSLARLEAEDLDAVEMRAILTSMAYSGVEATAAVRFEADEEEVEDGEGI